CTGTCCGATGTCCTGTGGCGCGTGGTGTGCGCGGGCGAGAGCCTGCCCGACAGCGAGCGCGCGCTCGGCTGGCCGACGCGCAGCGGGCGGCTGGTCCTGACGCTCGCGCTCGATCGCCTTGCCCACCATTATCGCCTGCCCTGATCCCTTGCCACCTGACCCCTTGCCCTGCTGAGCCCTTGCCCCCTCGCTCGCGCGCCCGCAGATAGGCGCAATGGAATGCCGCTTCATCAAATGCCACGGCTCGGGCAACGACTTCCCGCTCGTCGACGGCCGCATGCTTTCGCTGTCGGACGCCGACTGGGGGCAACTCGCACGCGCGCTCGGCGATCGTGCCGGGCCGGTCGGCGGCGACGGCCTGCTCGTGCTCACCGCCGGTGACGAACAGGCGGCCTTTGGAATGCGGATGTTCAACAGCGACGGGTCGGAGGCCGAGACCTGCCTCAACGGGCTGCGCTGCGTCGCGCGCGCCGGGTTCGAGGCGCTGGGGATCGACCACGCGGTCGTCCGGCTGAAGACCAGCCGCGCCACCGTCGCCGCCGCCGCCCCGCTCGCGACGTCGGTCTATACGATCGAGGAAACCGCCGGTCCCGCCACGCTCGACCTCGCGGATTGGCCGCTCGCCGGCGCCGGGGCGCGGCTGATCGACGCGCCGCTCGCGTCGCTATCGCCTGCGCAGCGGTTCACCGCGGTCGCGATGCCCAATCCGCATCTCGTCGGCTTCGTCGATCGCATCGACGAGGAGGAACTGGTCCGCATCGGGCAGCTGTGCGAGGCGGCGCCGGCCTGGCTGCCGAACCGCGCCAACGTCTCGTTCGTCGAGGTGCGCGACCCCGTTACACTGTTCGTGCGCACGTTCGAACGCGGCGTCGGGCTGACCGACAGTTGCGGCAGCGCGATGGCCGCCTCCACCTACGCCGCGTGCCTCACCGGGCGGATCGGCTACGATCGCGATGTGACGGTGCTTAACCGCGGCGGCCTCGTCCGGGCCCGCGCCGCCGCGGACGCGATGGTCACGCTTTACGGCAACGCCACATGGGAGTGGGAAGGCGAAGTGATCGTCGACCTCGCCCAGGCACGCGCTGGCGACTTGCGCGTGCTGCGCCACCACGATGCCGAGATCGCGGCCTGGGCACAGGTCGCCGACGCCGCGCGCTGAGCCGTCGCGGGAGGCGTTCGGTCGCCCCGTCCGCCGCCTCTTGTCAGCCGATCTGGTTGCCTCCGCGCATCACGCGGTTCTTGCCCGCATTCTTCGCCGCATAGAGCGCCAGATCGGCGGCACGCAGCACGTCGTCGCCTCCGCCGACCACCACGATCCCGGCCGAGAAGGTCACACGCCCGATCGCCTCGCCGCTATCCTGATGGACCAGCGAACGGCGCGACAGCCGTTCGCGCGCGTCGTCCAGCGCGGCTGCCGCATCATCCAGCGACATGTCCTCGAACAGCAGCGCGAACTCCTCGCCGCCGTAGCGCGCCACCAGCACCTTGCGGCGAAGCTGTGCGCGCAGGAACCCGGCGACGAACTTCAGCACGCGGTCACCGGCCGGGTGGCCGAAGCGGTCGTTGACCTGCTTGAAGTCGTCGATGTCGATCAACGCCACCGCGGCATGTCGCGGCCCCGGTTCCGCAAGCACGTTGCGCAGCCGTGCTTCGAAGCTGCGCCGGTTGGGCAGACCGGTCAGATGGTCATGCTCGGCGGCGCGGCGCGCGTCCTGCAGGTCGTGGCGCAGGCGGTCCGCTTCCGCGCGGGCGCGTTGCAGCTTGGTCTCCACCAGCCGCGTTGCCTCCACCGCACGTTCCGTCAGCGCGATGATTCGCTCCAGCGTCGCGTGCGGGTCGCTCCGCAGCCGCCCGGCCTCCTCATGCAGCGCCGTCCCGAACGTCTCGGCGGTGCCACGTGATTCACCCGCCGCCGTCAGGCAGTCGGCGATCCGCGCTTCCAGCGCCTCGGCGATCTGCCCGAGCGCACCTGTCTGCAGCGCGTCGTTATCTTCGGCGATCCGCGCGACCACGGCGTCGCTCAGCCCCGCGGGATCGCGCAACCGATCCGCCACCGCCGCGCCCGTCCTCGGGTCCTCGCCCGACACATAGGCGTGCAGCACGCCGTAGGCGCGTGGTGACGGTGTCAGCCCATGCGCGAACACCAGCGTTCCGATGTCGTCGAACAGTCGCCGCCGCAACGTGATGCGGCGCTCCGCCGCCACTGCTGCCGCGGGCGTGCCCTCCGCCGACGCTTCGGCATGATCACCGCCGAACCAGCCGAGCACACGGCGACGGCGTCGCGCCGCGACGGGAATAGTGGACGAGGGCAAGGTCATGACGACGCTTCCTGGAAAGAGGAGGCGGCGCCGGGTTCGAGCGCTTCCGCCCGCGCGTTCGCGATCATGCCGGCGAAGACCGCCGCCTTCGTCGCGGGCCATTCGTCGCCGAACCAGTAAGCGCCGCGTTCGGCGCGCTGGATCGGGTCGACGTCGCGCACCGCAGCCAGGTCGCTCGCTGCGATCACGCGCTGCTGCGGGATGTCGTAGAAGGGCCGGACGCGCGGCGCGGTCGGATCGCCGTCATTGCCCTCGATCACCAGCGCCAGTCGGTTGGAGCGCAACCGCACCAGCCCGCCGACCGGATAGATACCGATGCTGTCGATGAAGCGCATCAACAGGTCTTCGTCGAAGTGTCCGGTCCACGACCACATGCGTGCCAGCGCGTCGCTTGCCGACCACGCGCATTTGTAGGGCCGGTTCGAGGTGACCGCGTCATAGACGTCGCAGATCGCGCTCATCCGTGCCGGCAGGCTCAATCGCGCCGCCGGAATGCCGTGCGGGTAGCCGCGCCCGTCGACGCGCTCGTGATGATGCAGGCAGACGTCCAGCACCACCTCGGGCACCGGGGGCCCGGCGCACAGCAGCGCATGCCCGCGCTCCGGATGGTTGCGCAACACCGCCATTTCCGGCGGATCGAGCTTGCCCGGTTTTTCCAGCAGCGCCTTTGGCACCGCCATCTTGCCGATGTCGTGGAGCAGCCCGGCCAGCCCGAGATCGTGCACCTGCGCTTCGGGCAGTTCCAGGTGATGCGCGAAATGGATAAGCAGCGCGGCGACCGCAATCGAGTGGATATAGGTGTATTCGTCCTTGGTGCGCAGCCGCGTCACCGCCAGCAACGCGCCGGGATCGCGCGTCATCGATTCGGCGATCTGCTCGACGAGCGGCGCGATCGCCGCAACGTTCACGGCCTTGCCGAGCCGCACGTCGTCGAACACCGCGCTGACGACGCGCTTGGACGCGTCGACGGTCGCCTGCGCGCGATCGAGCGCGCGCTCCTCCGCGGAACGGCGCGAGCGCCGCGGACGCGCCGCCGGCATGTCGTCGACGACGGCCGCGACCTCTGCCATATCGCCGTCCATCGCGCGCACCGCAGTCGCCGCGCCCTCCGGCGCGACACCTTTCGCCACGTCGATCACGATCTCGCCGATGCCGGCGTCGCGCAATTTACGGATCTCGCTGGTGCGGGTGAGCACCAGCTGCGAGCGCCAGAACGGGCTGGCCATCCATCCCCCTGCCACCGCGTGGACGAACATCCCGATCCGCGCATCTTCGGTCTTGATCGTTACCAGCACCCGTTATGGCCCCCCGTCATTCCGGTGCTATGCACGCAGACTGATTAAGGTTGGGTGTTGATCGCGCGATCCATTGCGCCGGCGGCGCTGCGTTCGATCATCAAATCGGGGTTGGCCCGCGGCGGGCCTGTGGTGGAAGGGACTGGATTCGAACCAGTGTACACTTGCGTGGGCAGATTTACAGTCTGCTGCCTTTAACCACTCGGCCACCCTTCCACGAGCGGCGCCGTCAAAGCGAGGGCGCCCAATGCCCGCGCGTCGCGGCGGTGTCAACGCCCGTATCGCCTGATGGCGCGACAAAGTTCGCGGCGGTTGCGCTGCACGCCCGCGACGCATAGCGTCCGCGACCGCCCCCCGTTCAACCGCACTCACTCACGGATCCGACGCGTCATGCCCTTCCTGTCCCCCGCTCCCGCCCCCGCCGTTCGAGGGGCACGCTGATGGCGCGTCGCGGCCACCGCCCCAGCCAGGCGCCCGGCAACCGCCCGCGCTTCTGGGGCCGCCACGCCGTCCTCGCGGCGCTCGCCAATCCCGAGCGGGTCGTGCGCAAGATCTGGGGCACGCGTGAGGCGCTGGCCGGCCTGGACCTGCCGCCCGCGCTGCCGGTGGTGTTCGCCGACGTCGCCGATCTCGGCCGGCTGGTGCCCTCCGACGCGCCGCACCAGGGAATGGTGGCGGAAGTCGACCCGCTCGAGGACGTGTGGCTGGGCGACCTGCTCGAACAGGGCGCTGCCGACGATGCCGGGCGTCCGCGTCCGCTGGTGGTGCTCGATCAGGTGACGGACCCGCACAACGTCGGCGCGATCCTGCGCTCCGCCGCCGCGTTCGACGCGCTCGGCATCATCACGCAGGACCGGCATGCGCCCCCCGAATCGGGTGCGCTCGCACGCTCGGCCAGCGGCGCGCTGGAATCGGTGCCGTGGGTACGCGTCGTCAATCTCGCCCGCGCGCTCGAGGAGATGGCAGAGGCCGGCTATTGGCGGATCGGGCTGACCGGCCACGCCACGCAGACGCTGCCGCAATCGCTGGCCGAGATCGGCACGTCGCGCCGCATCGCGATCGTGCTCGGCGCGGAGGGCGAAGGGATGCGCCAGAACACCGAGACGCATTGCGACGAACTGGCGAAGCTGCCGATCTCCGGCCGGGTCGAGAGCCTGAACGTGTCCAACGCCGCCGCGATCGCGCTTTACGCAGTGACCGCGCGCGAGCCGGGATGATACTGCCCGCCGGCCATCGCCCGGACCTGGGCCGGGGCGATGGCCGGGGCGATGGCCGGCGCGATCGCGGCTGGTCGGACTACCGACGCGCGTCGGGTTACCCTCAATCCTCCGCGGCGATCCTGACGCGCAGGCCGTCCAGCGCCGGCCCGAACTCGATCTGGCACGACAATCGCGAGGTCGCGTCGCGCTCCGCCGCCGCATCCAGCAGGTCGTTCTCGTCCTCGCTCATCGCCGGCAGCCGGTCGGCAAAGGCGGGATCGACATGCACGTGGCACGTCGCGCAGCTGCAACAGCCGCCGCACAGCGCCAGTATCTCGTCGATGCCGGCGTCGCGGATCACCTCCATCACCGAAAAACCCGCCTGACCTTCCAGTTCGCGTTCTTCCCCGCTGCGGGTCTCGACGATAAGCTTGGCCATATGAACTCCACCGATGATCGCGCCGCTGATGGCGGCAAGCCCGGCCCCTTGCAATGGGGCTGAGCGCTGCTGACCTCAACGCCGGGCTCGACGCTCTGGCCGCACGCGAACCGGCATTCGCCGCGGCGCTGGAACGCGTCGGCTACCCCGCACCCCGTATCCGCGCGCGCGGCTATGCCACCTTGCTGCGCACGATCGTCGGCCAGCAGGTGAGCGTGAAGGCCGCCGACGCGGTGTGGCGCAAGCTGGAGGCGCTCGGCGACCCGACCGATCCGGACGTCGTCGCCGGGCTGGACGACGACAGTCTGCGCGCCTGCGGCTTCTCGCGGCAAAAGACCGGTTACGCGCGCAGCCTCGCCGAGGAGGTCACCACCGGCCGCCTCGACCTCGACCATCTACCCGCCGATGACGAGGAAGCGATCGCGCAGCTCGTCCGTGTCAAGGGCATCGGCCGCTGGTCGGCGGAGGTCTACCTGCTCTTCGCGGAGGGCCGCCCCGACATCTGGCCGGCCGGGGACCTGGCGGTGCAGATCGAGACCGGCCGCATCCTCGGCCATCCGGAGCGGCCCAGCGAGAAGCTGACCCGCGACCTCGCCGAGCCGTGGCGGCCGTACCGCGGCGCGGCGGCGATCTTCACGTGGCACCATTACGGCGCCGGCGCGGACGCCGCGCCGGTCTGATCGCGCCCGCCTTCACGTCGCTTTAACGATCCTGGATTAGAGACACGGCGCAACCGGCAGGCGGAAGAAGGGTGATGAGGACGGCTTTCGACCGCGCGCGCCGCGCGCTCAACTTCCTCGAACTGCATCAACTCGATCCGTCGCCCGCGCATTTCGAGTTCGCGCTGGCGGTGATCTGCGCGCCCGGCTCGAAGCTGTCGGAGGCGGTCGCGCTCTACACCGACGGCGGACTGCGCCTCACCGCTGCGGCGGTGCACATGCTGGTCGAGCGCTATCTGTCGCCGCCGCGCGGACAGACGCTGGACCGCCGCGAACGCACCGTCGCGCGACAGGCGCAGGAACTTGGCACGCTCACCACCGACGCGCATCACCTGGCCGAGGCGCTCGGCCGCGACATGGGCGCGTTCGTCGCCCAATCGGGCGGCGAGCAGGACAACCTTCCCGGCGCCGCCACCGACTTCGTCGTCCGGCTGTCGGATGCCGAGCGTGAACTCGCGGCGTTGCGCAGTGAGGTCGTGCTGCTGCGCGACAACATCGTTCCGATGCCACTTCCGGAGGATACCGGTCGCGACGACCTGACGCAGGCGCTCAACCGCAGCGGTGCGCGCGGGCTGATGGAGCGCGCCGACGAAAGCGGCGCCGGCCATGTCGTGCTCGCGTTCAGCGTCGACGCGCTGGAGGCGATCAACGACCGCTACGGTCGCGCGGTCGGCGACAACATCCTCAACGCCTTCGCCGCGACGCTGCACCAGGCGTTCGACGACGAGGAGCTGATCCGCTGGAGCGGCAACGAATTCCTCTTCATCATCCGCGAGCTGCCCGCCAGCGCCGCGCGGCTCCGCACCGAACAGGCGCTCGCGTCCTTCGCCGCGCGTCGCCTGCGGCTGCGCGGCTCGGGCGAGCCGATCGGGACCGTCACCGCCTCGGCGGGGATGGCGGTCGGCCACCCGGGCGCGCAGGAGCAATCACTGATCCTCGCCCGCTCCCACGCCGCGCTCGCCGCCGGCCGCGGCGGCAACCAGCTCGAGGGCTGACCCGCCCCTGCCGGGGTAAGATGACGTGAGGGGCGGCTCGCCGGGCGCGACGCGGCAGCGGGCGACCGGGGCTGCCGGATCGACGCGTCGCCTACTTCGCCGGCCGCCACGTCTGCGTCTGGCAGAAGAACGCGATGCAGCCCTTTACCGCCAGCGTGCCGTCGGCGTTCTTCGCGACGATGGACTTGTAGGTCTTCCCGTTGCGCGGATCGTAGATCTTGCCGCGCCAGTCCTTGCCCGCGTCCTTGAACTCCGACAGGATCGGCATTCCCAGAACGGGACGGCTGCGCAGCGCCGGGTCGGAGTTGTTGAGGTCGGTGTCCTTCGCGTCCGGGCGCTTCTTCAGGATCGCGGTCAGCTTGCCGCAGACGCTCGCGCCGCACGGTCCGACCGTGACGACGCCTGCGCCGTCCTCGGTGACGTAGCGTCCGGCGATCGGGGTCGCGGCGAAGGCGGTGGCGGGTACGGCGGCGGCGAGCAGCGCGAGCGCTGCGGAGGGCATGATACGCATGCGCGAAACTATCGGAGATCAGTCGTGAACACACAATGGACGATCGGCATCATCGGCGGCTCCGGCCTGTACGCGATCGACGGGCTGGAGGACGCCGAATGGCGCACCGTCGACACGCCATGGGGCATGCCGAGCGATGACATCCTGTTCGGGCGGGTCGGCGCGGTCGCGATCCGCTTCCTCCCCCGTCACGGCCGCGGCCACGTCCACCTGCCCGGCGAAATCCCCGCGCGCGCCAATATCGACGCGCTCAAGCGCGCCGGCTGCACCGATCTGCTCGCGATCTCCTCGGTCGGCGCGTTACAGGAGGAGTTGCCGCCAGGCACCTTCGCGATCGTCGACCAGTTCGTGGATCGCACCACGCAGCGCCCCGGCTCGTTCTTCGGCAGCGGCCTGGTCGGGCACGTTTCGATGGCGGACCCGACCTGCGAGCGGCTCGGCGCCTTCGCCGCCGCCGCCTTCTCCGCCGTCGGCGGGACGGTCGCCGAGGGGGCCACCTATCTCGCGATGGAAGGGCCGCAATTCTCGTCGCGCGCCGAAAGCCGCCTCTACCGCGACTGGGGCTGCGACGTGATCGGGATGACGGCGCTGCCGGAGGCGCGGCTCGCCCGCGAGGCCGAGCTGCCCTATGCGCTGGTCGGCATGGTCACCGATTACGATTGCTGGCGCGACGATCGCGCCGCGGTCGACGTGGCCGAAATCGTCGCGCAGATGGCCGCCAACGGCCGCATCGCGCGCGCCGCGGTCGCGCATCTGCTTCGCCACCTGCCGCCCGAACGCACCCCGTCGCCGATCGACACCGCGCTCGACGGCGCGATCATGACCGCGCCCGCGCAGCGGGATACCACCTTGATCCAGCGCAATGCCGCCATCCTCGCGCGGGTGCTCGGTTGAAACCGCCACGCTTCTCCCGCATTCATGCGCGCAAATGACCCCCACCGTCCGCTCGCTCGGCGATAGCTTCGCCTCCGTTCCCGTGCCGCATGGCGCCGGCTTCTGGCGCAAGCTGCTGGCCTTCGTCGGCCCCGGCTGGCTGGTCGCGGTCGGCTATATGGACCCGGGCAATTGGGCGACCGACATCGCGGGTGGCTCCGCGTTCGGCTATACCTTGCTCAGCGTGGTGCTGCTGTCGAACCTGATGGCGATCGTGCTGCAATCGCTGTCGGCGCGGCTCGGTATCGGCGCCGGGCTCGATCTGGCGCAGGCGTGCCGGCGGCATTCGTCGCGGCCGGTATCGTGGATGCTGTGGCTGCTGGCCGAGGTCGCGATCGTGGCCTGCGATCTCGCCGAGGTGCTCGGCACCGCGATCGCGCTGAAGCTGCTGTTCGGGATGCCGCTGCTCTACGGCGTGCTCGTCACCGTCCTCGACGTGTTCCTGATCCTCGCGCTGCAGCGCTACGGCTTCCGCCGGCTGGAGGCTTTCATCGCCGCGCTGCTGATCGTCATCGCCGGCTGCTTCGCGTTCGAGCTGTTCTGGGCGCGGCCGGATTGGGGCGCGGCGGCGGCGGGGCTGGTCCCCTCGCCCGAGATCATGCGCAATCCCGCGATGCTCTATATCGCGATCGGCATCCTTGGCGCGACGGTGATGCCGCACAACCTCTATCTGCATTCCTCGATCGTGCAGACCCGCGCCTATGGCGATGATGAGGCGAACCGCCACGAAGCGCTGAAAATGGCGACGATCGATTCGACCGTCGCACTCGGGCTCGCCTTCTTCATCAACGCCGCGATCCTGATGCTCGCCGCCGCCGCCTTTCACAGCGCGGGGCGGTTCGAGGTCGCCGAGATCGAGGATGCGCACCGCCTGCTCGCCCCGATGCTGGGCGTCGGCGCGGCCAGCGTACTGTTCGCGGTCGCCCTCCTCGCCAGCGGGCAGAATTCGACGGTCACCGGCACGCTTGCCGGGCAGATCGTGATGGAGGGCTTTCTCGACATCCGGCTCGCGCCGTGGCTGCGCCGGCTGGTGACGCGCGCGATCGCGATCGTCCCCGCGGTGGTGGTGGTCGCCTCGACCGGCGACCGTGGTGCGACGAACCTGCTGGTGCTCAGCCAGGTGATCCTCAGCCTGCAACTGCCGTTCGCGGTGATCCCGCTGGTGCTCTACACCGGCAACCGCGCGCTGATGGGCAGCTTCGCCGCGCCGCGCTGGCTGGCCGCGCTGGCCTGGCTGATCGCGGTGGTGATCGTGGTGCTGAACGGCTATCTGCTGTGGGGCATGGCGGTCGGCTGACCCGCCCCTCTAGCCACGCGCGCGCCACTCGCCTATCTGGCGCGCTTTCCTCATCACACAGGTTTTCGCCATGGGTTTCCGCTGCGGCATCGTGGGCCTGCCCAACGTCGGCAAGTCCACTCTCTTCAACGCGCTGACCGAGACGGCCGCGGCGCAGGCGGCGAACTATCCGTTCTGCACGATCGAGCCGAACGTCGGCAACGTCGGCGTCCCCGATCCGCGCCTGTCGAAGCTCGCCGCGATCGCCGGCTCGGCCAAGATCATCGAGACGCAGCTCGGCTTCGTCGACATCGCCGGGCTGGTGCGCGGCGCCAGCAAGGGCGAAGGGCTGGGCAACCAGTTCCTCGGCAATATCCGCGAAGTGGACGCGATCGTCCACGTCCTGCGCTGTTTCGAGAACGACGACATCCAGCACGTCGACAACCGCGTCGATCCGATCGCCGATGCCGAGACGGTCGAGACCGAGTTGATGCTCTCCGATCTCGACAGCCTCGAAAAGCGCGTGCCCAATCTCGCCAAGAAGGGCCAGCAGGGCGACAAGGAGGCCAAGCTGGGCGCTCTTGTCCTAGGCCGCGCGCTCGATCTGCTGCGCGAGGGCAAGCCGGCGCGCCTGACGCAGGTCGCCGATCCGGAGGAGCAGCGCGTGCTCGACCAGGCGCAGCTGCTCACCGCCAAGCCGGTGCTCTACGTCTGCAACGTCAACGAGGAAGATGCCGCGAACGGCAACGCCTTCTCCGCCCGCGTGTTCGAGAAGGCGGCGGCCGAGGGTGCGCAGGCGGTGGTCGTCTCCGCCGCGATCGAGGCCGAGATCGCCACGATGCCGCCCGAGGACCGGCCCGAGTTCCTCGCCGAACTCGGTCTGGAGGAGACCGGCCTCGCCCGCGTCATCCGCGCCGGCTACGCGCTGCTCCACCTGCTGACCTTCTTCACCGTCGGCCCCAAGGAGGCCCGCGCGTGGACGATCGAGGCCGGGTCGAAGGCACCGCAGGCGGCGGGTGCGATCCACTCCGACTTCGAACGCGGCTTCATCCGCGCGGAAACGACCGCGTTCGACGACTACATCGCCTGCAATGGCGAAGCGGGCGCGCGTGATGCGGGCAAGCTGCGTCAGGAGGGCAAGGAATATGTCGTCCACGACGGCGACGTCCTGCTCTTCCGCTTCAACGTCTAGGGCTGATCGACATCCCGCAAGCGCCGTCATTGCGAGCGTAGCGAAGCAATCCAGGGTGTCGCGCGGAACGCTGGATCGCTTCGCTACGCTCGCAACGACGGGTAAAGGTCGTAGGCCTGCCCGACGCTGCGAACGCGGTGCACCCTGACAGATGGATAATCTTCATCGGCGAACAGCCCGGCATTCGTGAAGCGCTGAATGTCGATCCCGCCAAGGGGCGCGCCGCCCCGCCCCCCCTTTCGCGCGACTTGCCCGGCTCTCGACTGCACCCGGCGTAAGCCGGGGTCAGTTGGGAAGCCAAGGTAATCCCGCGCCGCCGGACCGCTCGGCGATCACGACGCGATACCGTTGCGGCCCGCACGCAAGAACAGCCGCCGCCACCCTGCGCCAGCGAACGCCCTTGCCGCTCAGACCCGATCGACGCGCGCCCCGGCGGCAACCAGCCCGGCCTATTTCGGCGCGCCCTCGACCACCGGCTTGTTCAACAGATCGCCATATGGCGCCTTCAGCTCCGCGCCTTGGCCCGGCTGCGGCTTCAACCACGCCGGGGTCGCGCCGGGCGCGGGGGTGATCTGCATCACCGGGGTGCGCGGCGCCGGTGCGGTGGCGCGCGGAGTCGGCGCGGGTTGCGCCTGCTCCTTCGCGGGCTCGCCCTTGCCGCAGGCCACGAGCATCAGGCACGATAAGGGAAGCAACCGTCGCATCACCTCTGAAAGCGCGACGCCCCGCCCGCGTTCCGCGCCGGTCACGACAAGTCTTTGTTCTGCAAGAGACGCGGCGTAAGGGCGCGAAAATGACGGCTCGTTTTCTTACTATCGCCGCGCTCGCCGCGCTCTCCGCCTGCGCTTTGCCGCACACCCCGCCCGCGCTGCCGCCGGTCACGGCCCCCGCCCCGGCCCCGGCCCCGGCCCCCGCACCGCCCGCGACCACCGGCGTCGCCGCGGCGCCGCGCGCGCCGGTGACGATCCTCGTCTCGATCGACGGCTTCCGCCCCGACTATCTCGACCGCGGCGTCACCCCGCACCTGTCGCATCTCGCCGCGACCGGCGTGTCGGCGGCGATGCGTCCGTCCTTCCCGTCCAAGACCTTTCCCAATCACTGGACGCTCGTCACCGGGCTGGTCCCCGACCACCACGGCATCACCGCCAACAGCATGGAAGACCCGGCGCGCCCCGGCGAGACCTTCACCATGGCCACCGACGATCCGTTCTGGTGGAACGCCGCCGAGCCGATCTGGGTGACCGCCGAGCGCGCCGGCCTCCGCACCGCGA
The genomic region above belongs to Sphingomonas phyllosphaerae 5.2 and contains:
- the dapF gene encoding diaminopimelate epimerase, which translates into the protein MECRFIKCHGSGNDFPLVDGRMLSLSDADWGQLARALGDRAGPVGGDGLLVLTAGDEQAAFGMRMFNSDGSEAETCLNGLRCVARAGFEALGIDHAVVRLKTSRATVAAAAPLATSVYTIEETAGPATLDLADWPLAGAGARLIDAPLASLSPAQRFTAVAMPNPHLVGFVDRIDEEELVRIGQLCEAAPAWLPNRANVSFVEVRDPVTLFVRTFERGVGLTDSCGSAMAASTYAACLTGRIGYDRDVTVLNRGGLVRARAAADAMVTLYGNATWEWEGEVIVDLAQARAGDLRVLRHHDAEIAAWAQVADAAR
- a CDS encoding sensor domain-containing diguanylate cyclase, with translation MTLPSSTIPVAARRRRRVLGWFGGDHAEASAEGTPAAAVAAERRITLRRRLFDDIGTLVFAHGLTPSPRAYGVLHAYVSGEDPRTGAAVADRLRDPAGLSDAVVARIAEDNDALQTGALGQIAEALEARIADCLTAAGESRGTAETFGTALHEEAGRLRSDPHATLERIIALTERAVEATRLVETKLQRARAEADRLRHDLQDARRAAEHDHLTGLPNRRSFEARLRNVLAEPGPRHAAVALIDIDDFKQVNDRFGHPAGDRVLKFVAGFLRAQLRRKVLVARYGGEEFALLFEDMSLDDAAAALDDARERLSRRSLVHQDSGEAIGRVTFSAGIVVVGGGDDVLRAADLALYAAKNAGKNRVMRGGNQIG
- a CDS encoding HD-GYP domain-containing protein, producing the protein MLVTIKTEDARIGMFVHAVAGGWMASPFWRSQLVLTRTSEIRKLRDAGIGEIVIDVAKGVAPEGAATAVRAMDGDMAEVAAVVDDMPAARPRRSRRSAEERALDRAQATVDASKRVVSAVFDDVRLGKAVNVAAIAPLVEQIAESMTRDPGALLAVTRLRTKDEYTYIHSIAVAALLIHFAHHLELPEAQVHDLGLAGLLHDIGKMAVPKALLEKPGKLDPPEMAVLRNHPERGHALLCAGPPVPEVVLDVCLHHHERVDGRGYPHGIPAARLSLPARMSAICDVYDAVTSNRPYKCAWSASDALARMWSWTGHFDEDLLMRFIDSIGIYPVGGLVRLRSNRLALVIEGNDGDPTAPRVRPFYDIPQQRVIAASDLAAVRDVDPIQRAERGAYWFGDEWPATKAAVFAGMIANARAEALEPGAASSFQEASS
- a CDS encoding TrmH family RNA methyltransferase — protein: MARRGHRPSQAPGNRPRFWGRHAVLAALANPERVVRKIWGTREALAGLDLPPALPVVFADVADLGRLVPSDAPHQGMVAEVDPLEDVWLGDLLEQGAADDAGRPRPLVVLDQVTDPHNVGAILRSAAAFDALGIITQDRHAPPESGALARSASGALESVPWVRVVNLARALEEMAEAGYWRIGLTGHATQTLPQSLAEIGTSRRIAIVLGAEGEGMRQNTETHCDELAKLPISGRVESLNVSNAAAIALYAVTAREPG
- a CDS encoding 2Fe-2S iron-sulfur cluster-binding protein is translated as MAKLIVETRSGEERELEGQAGFSVMEVIRDAGIDEILALCGGCCSCATCHVHVDPAFADRLPAMSEDENDLLDAAAERDATSRLSCQIEFGPALDGLRVRIAAED
- a CDS encoding DNA-3-methyladenine glycosylase family protein; protein product: MGLSAADLNAGLDALAAREPAFAAALERVGYPAPRIRARGYATLLRTIVGQQVSVKAADAVWRKLEALGDPTDPDVVAGLDDDSLRACGFSRQKTGYARSLAEEVTTGRLDLDHLPADDEEAIAQLVRVKGIGRWSAEVYLLFAEGRPDIWPAGDLAVQIETGRILGHPERPSEKLTRDLAEPWRPYRGAAAIFTWHHYGAGADAAPV
- a CDS encoding sensor domain-containing diguanylate cyclase; the protein is MRTAFDRARRALNFLELHQLDPSPAHFEFALAVICAPGSKLSEAVALYTDGGLRLTAAAVHMLVERYLSPPRGQTLDRRERTVARQAQELGTLTTDAHHLAEALGRDMGAFVAQSGGEQDNLPGAATDFVVRLSDAERELAALRSEVVLLRDNIVPMPLPEDTGRDDLTQALNRSGARGLMERADESGAGHVVLAFSVDALEAINDRYGRAVGDNILNAFAATLHQAFDDEELIRWSGNEFLFIIRELPASAARLRTEQALASFAARRLRLRGSGEPIGTVTASAGMAVGHPGAQEQSLILARSHAALAAGRGGNQLEG
- a CDS encoding DUF2147 domain-containing protein, with the translated sequence MRIMPSAALALLAAAVPATAFAATPIAGRYVTEDGAGVVTVGPCGASVCGKLTAILKKRPDAKDTDLNNSDPALRSRPVLGMPILSEFKDAGKDWRGKIYDPRNGKTYKSIVAKNADGTLAVKGCIAFFCQTQTWRPAK
- a CDS encoding 5'-methylthioadenosine phosphorylase (Catalyzes the reversible phosphorolysis of 5'-deoxy-5'- methylthioadenosine (MTA) to adenine and 5-methylthio-D-ribose-1- phosphate); the protein is MNTQWTIGIIGGSGLYAIDGLEDAEWRTVDTPWGMPSDDILFGRVGAVAIRFLPRHGRGHVHLPGEIPARANIDALKRAGCTDLLAISSVGALQEELPPGTFAIVDQFVDRTTQRPGSFFGSGLVGHVSMADPTCERLGAFAAAAFSAVGGTVAEGATYLAMEGPQFSSRAESRLYRDWGCDVIGMTALPEARLAREAELPYALVGMVTDYDCWRDDRAAVDVAEIVAQMAANGRIARAAVAHLLRHLPPERTPSPIDTALDGAIMTAPAQRDTTLIQRNAAILARVLG
- a CDS encoding Nramp family divalent metal transporter, with amino-acid sequence MTPTVRSLGDSFASVPVPHGAGFWRKLLAFVGPGWLVAVGYMDPGNWATDIAGGSAFGYTLLSVVLLSNLMAIVLQSLSARLGIGAGLDLAQACRRHSSRPVSWMLWLLAEVAIVACDLAEVLGTAIALKLLFGMPLLYGVLVTVLDVFLILALQRYGFRRLEAFIAALLIVIAGCFAFELFWARPDWGAAAAGLVPSPEIMRNPAMLYIAIGILGATVMPHNLYLHSSIVQTRAYGDDEANRHEALKMATIDSTVALGLAFFINAAILMLAAAAFHSAGRFEVAEIEDAHRLLAPMLGVGAASVLFAVALLASGQNSTVTGTLAGQIVMEGFLDIRLAPWLRRLVTRAIAIVPAVVVVASTGDRGATNLLVLSQVILSLQLPFAVIPLVLYTGNRALMGSFAAPRWLAALAWLIAVVIVVLNGYLLWGMAVG